Genomic segment of Candidatus Desulfatibia profunda:
TTTACCTTCACCCGCGTGAGCTGGACCCGGATAATCCGCGTATCCGGCTGCCGCTGGCCAAAAGGTTTGTTTTAGATGCGCGGCTGGAAAGAACTGAAAAACGACTTAAACGCCTGCTAAATGACTTCCGTTTCACAGCCGTTTCAAATTTTTTGCTTTAACGTCATGATGGATGCGATCATCTATTTAAAAAACAATCTTGCCGATAATTTTACGCTGTATTTTATTCCGCTGTATATCCTGGGGGGCCGGCCGGCGGCCGTCTTGAGTGCTCAGTTGCTGGGACTTGACATCTTTATCTTGTTACCCGTAGTGGTCCTTCTGGATACGCTTCAAATTCCCTTTTTTTATCATGTGTACGATACCATCTCAAAGCGGTTGTTCGTGCAGAAGCTTTACCTAAGATCCGGAAAAAAAGAAGAGCGTCTGCGCCGATCAAAGCTGTTTCAATGGCTGCAGCTTTTAGGCTCTCCCGGGGTTGTGACGATTACCATGCTGCCGTTGAAAGGCTGCGGCATGTGGAGCGGGGTCCTTTTGTCAAAGCTTTTAAAACTGCCCAAACAGACCAGTTACCCCTTGATGATTATGGGCAGCCTGTTTGGTTGTCTGATTATTCTTGGCGTCGGCGAGGCCATTTTACAGCTTGTGAACTCGTTGTTCGCATAGCTTGATTTAAAAAAACACGATACTTAAGTATCTATTTAATATTGATTAATTAAATTTGTTTTGATATTAAATTTGACTTAGGAGCTGAAAGAATTAAATAACACCTGAGCATGGACCGGTCGTGATCAAAATGGTTTCTAAGAAAAAAGACGTGTTGGCTGAAATAAAAAAGAATTGTTTGATTCATGCCGTCAGTGTGCTGTTTGCCGCGCTTGCCCGGATAAAAAATAAAAATCTTTTCAGATGGGCGTATACGCTGCTGGCATTTTTGGCAGAAAAGCTGGTTAAAAAAGATTATTATGTGGCCAGAATCAGATGGGTTAAAAAACTGTTTGACAACAACCACCCCAGTTTGGCCGTTACCCAAAAAATACTGCGGGGTACGAATCCGCATCAGCGCAAAACAATTATAAAAACTGCCATTATCAATCAACTGTTGGTTGGTACGAATAAAAGGAAGGAGTTTTGTGAGCAAAATAACGGCATTTATCCTCCGGGTCTGGTTGTGATCAGCCCGAGCATGAAATGCAATCTGAATTGCTATGGCTGCTATGCAGGATCCTATCAAAAGAGCTCGGAGCTTTCTTTTGAAGAAATAGACCGTGCCCTGAGTCAGGCCAAAGAGATGGGTTTGTATTTTTGTGTGGTTTCAGGAGGTGAGCCGTTCTTCTATCCTAGAATTTTTGATCTGTTTGAAAAACATAACGATGTTTTTTTCCAGGTTTATACCCACGGCGGCCTGATCGATGAAAAGGTCTGCCGGCGACTGATCGAAGCCGGTAATGTCCTCCCGGCGATCAGCATCGAAGGATTCAGGCAGGAAACAGATGAACGCCGGGGCCGGGGCCATTTCGACCGCGTCATGAAGGCCATGGATTTATTAAGAGAAGCCAAAATACTGTTCGGATTTTCAGCCACATTAACACGTAAAAATACAGAGCTTCTAAGCAGCGATCGATTTGTGGACCTGATGATTGAAAAAGGCTGTATTTTAGGATGGTACTTTATGTATATGCCGATTGGACGCGAACCCGACCTTGCTTTGATGCAGACACCCGAACAAAGGGGTTACCAGGTGGAACGCTTGATTTATCTTCGCGCCAACAAGCCCATTTTGCTCGCTGATTTCTGGAATGACGGCCCCGTGGTCGGCGGATGTATTTGCGGCGGCCGGAAGTATTTCCACATTAATGCCAACGGTGATATTGAACCGTGCGTTTTTTGCCACTTTGCGACGCATAATATCAGGAGCAGCTCCCTGCAAGATGCGATTACCTCGCCGTTGTTCCGGTCAATTCGCTGCCAGCTGCCCTCCTATGAAAATCATCTCCGGCCCTGTATTATCGTTGACAGGCCGGAGGTCTGCCGGAAAGTGATTTCCGAAAACGATGTGTATTTTACCCATGAAGGCGCCGAAATCGCCTATAATGAGCTGGCTTACGAATTGGATCAGTATGCCCAGGCATACGGTAAGATTGCGGATGTTCTCTGGAAAAATTACTTTCAAAGCAAGTAGACGTAAAACAAGGGGTCATTCCGGTTGCATCAAGTCATCTGCCGCTTTCATAAGCATATCCTAATTTTCTCCGTTCTTGCGACTCTGGTTTCCATCGGCCTTGCCACTCGTCTTAAACTCGACCTGAACCTCATATCCCTGCTGCCTTCAGACAATCCCAGTGTCGATGCATTTTTTGATGTCGTCGAAACCATCGGGATTCAATCCACCTTAATCGCTCTGGTTGAAATGCCGCCGGACCTTGACGAGAAAGATTCGGAAGCAATTGTTGAACATTTATCCCGAACATACGCCCAAAGCCGGATGATAACGGAGACGGAATACAAAAGCGAAGCAAGACATCTGTCCAGTCTATTTCAGATGCTCTTGGAATATTTTCCGCAGCTTTTGAGCACCGAGGATCTGACGGCCTTGACCCGCAAGCTGTCTGATGACGGGATTTACAGGCAGGTCCTCGAAAACAAAAAACTTTTAATGAGCCCTTTTGGTATTGCGGCCAAAGAGCTGGTTTATGTTGACCCTCTGGGGCTCAGGGATGTGCTGGGATCTGCCTTGACAGTGCCGACGGGCAAACGAACCATCAAACCTCACAGCGGATATTACCGTACCGAGCAGGGGGACTATGTTATTTTTATCAAACCCCGCAAGCCTCCCCAGGATGTTTCCTTCAGTAAAGAGTTGATGAAGGAAGTGTCTTCTCTCGGAAAGAACGCTGTCGCGGAGCTGGCTGAGAAGCGCCCGGGTTTTTCCGATAAGATCAAAATATCTTATACCGGCGGTTATCCGATTGCGGTTCATGACGAGGCGGTTACCAAAACAGATATCAAGGTTACGCTGCTGACTTCTTTTTTAGGAGTTATGATGCTCTTCGGTCTGTCTTTCAGAAGGCTGCGGATCCTTTTTTTCGTGGGTTTGCCGCTGGCGATGAGCCTGGTGTGGACCCTGGGATGTGCAAGTCTTATCTTTGGAAGCCTCAATGTCCTCACGTGCATATTCTCGTGTGTCTTGATCGGGCTGGGGATTGATTTTGCCATCCATATCGTCAACCGCTATTTCGACCAAGACAAATTAAAACTGCCCGTGTCCCGGCGGCTGCAGCTCACCTTCGAGGAATCCGGCATGGGCATCCTTATCGCCGGCATTACAACGGCGGCCGCTTTTTTTTGTGTGGGGATATCCGATTTCAGAGGGTTCAGTGAACTGGGCATTTTAACAGGTATCGGCATCCTGATTTGCCTGCTGGTCATGTTTTTCATCCTTCCTGCTCTGATTGTCTATTTTGCAAATGAAAAAGACGCTGCCCAGACAGTTACACTGGCAGGTTTCGGTTTAAAGGCGTTTATCGGCAACATTCAGAAATATCCCCGGATTGTTCTTGGGGGTGTTGCCGTTGTGGTTGTGCTGCTGGCCGCTTGCGGTGCCGGGATCAGGTTTGATGACAACCTGAAAAATTTCCGATCGGCCGACAATAGCGTGCTGCGTTTGCAGGACAAAATTACCGATTGGCTGGGAGGTTCAACTGCTGCAATTCTTCTGGTGGCCCAGGGCAAAACAGAGGCAGCGGCGATGGAAACCGACGCATCCATCTATGCGGCCCTGATAGAACTGGAAAAATCCGGCAAAATCGCCGGGATCCGATCGCTCAGCCGCTACTTTCCTGCACCCGAACGGCAGCGCCTGAACCTGGAATTTATCCGGCAACATGCGGATCGTTTTGACATCAAACGCATTAAACAGACGTTTAACCGGGCACTGTCAAAAAATGGCTTCAAGATTCTGGATCTGTACGATGGGTATTTTGAACACCTGTCAAGAGCCGTCACGGAAGATAAACTCCTTCTGCCCGGCGCTTTGCAGGGTACGGAACTGGAAAGGTTCCTGAAAATGTTTGTTGCTCGCAAAGGCAATTCATACCGGACGATTACATACATCAGTCCGAACAAGGATCTTTGGTCCCGTTCGGATACCTTCGGATTTAAAGAGATGATCGTGCGCAAACTTGAAGCCAAAGGGATCGATAAAAGCCGTTATCTTTTGACCGGCCCGAATTTGCTCACCGCGGATTTAAAGGAGCTTATCATCCGCAATTTAAAATCTTCCCTTTGGCTGGCAGGCCTTAGCATTGTAGTGGTGCTCAGCGTTTATTATCGAAACTTAAAGCTGGTGCTTTTTTCGATACTGCCCTTAATGATCGGTTTGGCCTCTATGGCCGGTATCATGGCCCTGTTGGGTTTGGAGTTTAATTTTATCAATTTGATTGTCATTCCGATGATCGTCGGCATCGGTATTGATGACGGCGTTCACTTTACCAATACATACCGCCGGAAGGACCCTTTAAACGGTCCGGATGCAATGATTCAAACCGGACGGGCCGTGGTATTAACCTCCTTGACGACGATAGCAGGTTTCGGGTCAATTGCTTTGTCCCACTACCCGGGACTGAAGAGCATGGGGTACGTGGCCGTCATCGGCATCAGCGCCTGCATGCTCGCTGCCGTTATCGTGCTTCCGGCTATTTTTTCGATACTTAAACCCTAATTGAGCGATTGTCGAGTTTGCCGAAATTGAAGCGGGCTGCGGGAAGCTTTAATGTTAAAAAAATGTCGGAATTGACCATCTGCTATTGACATTTGCTCATGCTATTGAGTAAA
This window contains:
- a CDS encoding small multi-drug export protein translates to MMDAIIYLKNNLADNFTLYFIPLYILGGRPAAVLSAQLLGLDIFILLPVVVLLDTLQIPFFYHVYDTISKRLFVQKLYLRSGKKEERLRRSKLFQWLQLLGSPGVVTITMLPLKGCGMWSGVLLSKLLKLPKQTSYPLMIMGSLFGCLIILGVGEAILQLVNSLFA
- a CDS encoding radical SAM protein; this translates as MVSKKKDVLAEIKKNCLIHAVSVLFAALARIKNKNLFRWAYTLLAFLAEKLVKKDYYVARIRWVKKLFDNNHPSLAVTQKILRGTNPHQRKTIIKTAIINQLLVGTNKRKEFCEQNNGIYPPGLVVISPSMKCNLNCYGCYAGSYQKSSELSFEEIDRALSQAKEMGLYFCVVSGGEPFFYPRIFDLFEKHNDVFFQVYTHGGLIDEKVCRRLIEAGNVLPAISIEGFRQETDERRGRGHFDRVMKAMDLLREAKILFGFSATLTRKNTELLSSDRFVDLMIEKGCILGWYFMYMPIGREPDLALMQTPEQRGYQVERLIYLRANKPILLADFWNDGPVVGGCICGGRKYFHINANGDIEPCVFCHFATHNIRSSSLQDAITSPLFRSIRCQLPSYENHLRPCIIVDRPEVCRKVISENDVYFTHEGAEIAYNELAYELDQYAQAYGKIADVLWKNYFQSK
- a CDS encoding MMPL family transporter, translating into MHQVICRFHKHILIFSVLATLVSIGLATRLKLDLNLISLLPSDNPSVDAFFDVVETIGIQSTLIALVEMPPDLDEKDSEAIVEHLSRTYAQSRMITETEYKSEARHLSSLFQMLLEYFPQLLSTEDLTALTRKLSDDGIYRQVLENKKLLMSPFGIAAKELVYVDPLGLRDVLGSALTVPTGKRTIKPHSGYYRTEQGDYVIFIKPRKPPQDVSFSKELMKEVSSLGKNAVAELAEKRPGFSDKIKISYTGGYPIAVHDEAVTKTDIKVTLLTSFLGVMMLFGLSFRRLRILFFVGLPLAMSLVWTLGCASLIFGSLNVLTCIFSCVLIGLGIDFAIHIVNRYFDQDKLKLPVSRRLQLTFEESGMGILIAGITTAAAFFCVGISDFRGFSELGILTGIGILICLLVMFFILPALIVYFANEKDAAQTVTLAGFGLKAFIGNIQKYPRIVLGGVAVVVVLLAACGAGIRFDDNLKNFRSADNSVLRLQDKITDWLGGSTAAILLVAQGKTEAAAMETDASIYAALIELEKSGKIAGIRSLSRYFPAPERQRLNLEFIRQHADRFDIKRIKQTFNRALSKNGFKILDLYDGYFEHLSRAVTEDKLLLPGALQGTELERFLKMFVARKGNSYRTITYISPNKDLWSRSDTFGFKEMIVRKLEAKGIDKSRYLLTGPNLLTADLKELIIRNLKSSLWLAGLSIVVVLSVYYRNLKLVLFSILPLMIGLASMAGIMALLGLEFNFINLIVIPMIVGIGIDDGVHFTNTYRRKDPLNGPDAMIQTGRAVVLTSLTTIAGFGSIALSHYPGLKSMGYVAVIGISACMLAAVIVLPAIFSILKP